One stretch of Arachis hypogaea cultivar Tifrunner chromosome 20, arahy.Tifrunner.gnm2.J5K5, whole genome shotgun sequence DNA includes these proteins:
- the LOC112782381 gene encoding uncharacterized protein isoform X2 has product MLTKSVIPAACFKATEESHPTSSATAVAATKVQSSSFQASSLSIGFMEKDHGNNFFFVLICQIHLKIGCSSQEEISLGFMSLCVSLILGNNKLGGNFSGRPVFSVSPSIMWCSSYYQSQKLERPVEHSLSRKITWRCTVPGMVSCGSYLLIS; this is encoded by the exons ATGCTCACGAAGAGCGTTATCCCGGCGGCTTGCTTCAAGGCAACTGAGGAATCGCATCCCACTTCCTCGGCAACGGCGGTtgcagctacaaaggtccaatcaTCATCTTTTCAAGCATCTTCTTTGTCGATTG GGTTCATGGAAAAGGATCAtggaaacaattttttttttgttctgattTGTCAGATTCATTTAAAGATTGGTTGTAGTTCTCAAGAGGAAATCAGCCTAGGGTTCATGTCACTCTGCGTCTCTCTTATCTTGGGAAACAACAAGTTAGGTGGGAATTTTTCCGGCCGTCCTGTCTTTTCTGTGTCCCCTTCCATCATGTGGTGTAG CTCATATTATCAAAGTCAGAAATTGGAAAGGCCAGTTGAACATTCCCTATCCAG GAAAATCACATGGAGGTGCACTGTACCAGGTATGGTTTCATGTGGTTCTTATCTGTTGATTTCTTGA
- the LOC114926150 gene encoding replication protein A 70 kDa DNA-binding subunit B-like — protein sequence MSLAIDAIRKISPWKESWTIEAKILTIWEDATIVNQNVQKLLHMVLMDKQHHKIQATIEDDLISTFIDRLKEGEVFIISDFKVIPNLGLVRVTRHRFRILFKCSTSVVAASSTVIPNPGLSVTSMDQILQKCIDYEYLIDFIGVLCGLKKRRDVECNGKILKVLTLEVFADGKKISCNFVGDSPALLEMNTLKRYKRPPVVILQSFKIKVNGDKVSLQNVINISRVLINPDMQETVNFLNQYGIGSHHFSRLCSNEVGDLVCVRDDESFDWKLIRTIDNLKANNEDGQYFVVGKIKEIVEDPEWWFFSCVCGHPIVGDDNVFYCQLCSREIQHFMISYRIKILVEDGTSCGMFVLLDSPATKLLGRTCSDVFLLLEDEIDDVSSDSAFSPIFEDFSRYGQLRCYENQVISGVRIELHSIKEILVDILCAKMYSSASRNVNSQLTPAAPDNPWPFMLCLSLSLSPKFSFP from the exons ATGAGTCTTGCTATTGATGCTATTAGAAAAATCTCTCCATGGAAGGAAAGTTGGACTATTGAGGCTAAGATCTTGACCATTTGGGAAGATGCTACCATTGTTAATCAAAATGTGCAGAAACTCTTACACATGGTCTTGATGGATAAGCAG CACCACaaaattcaagcaactattgaGGATGATTTGATTTCAACTTTTATTGATCGGTTAAAAGAAGGAGAAGTATTCATTATTTCCGACTTCAAAGTGATACCCAATCTTGGATTGGTCAGGGTTACAAGACATCGTTTTCGCATCCTTTTCAAGTGTAGTACCTCTGTTGTTGCTGCTTCAAGTACAGTCATACCCAACCCTGGTTTAAGTGTAACTTCTATGGACCAGATTCTTCAGAAGTGCATTGATTATGAGTACTTAAtag ATTTTATTGGGGTGCTTTGTGGATTGAAAAAGAGAAGGGATGTTGAGTGTAATGGAAAGATATTGAAAGTTCTGACCCTTGAAGTTTTTGCTGATGG GAAGAAAATCTCCTGCAATTTTGTTGGTGATTCTCCTGCTCTTTTAGAGATGAATACTTTGAAAAGGTACAAGAGACCACCTGTTGTAATTCTGCAATCTTTCAAGATCAAAGTCAATGGAG ataAAGTCAGTctccaaaatgtgatcaatattTCCCGAGTTTTGATCAACCCTGATATGCAGGAAACTGTGAATTTTCTGAATCA ATATGGTATTGGGAGCCACCATTTCAGTAGACTCTGTAGTAATGAGGTTGGGGATTTGGTATGTGTAAGGGATGATGAATCTTTTGATTGGAAGCTAATACGCACTATTGATAATCTTAAGGCCAACAATGAG gATGGACAATACTTTGTGGTTGGAAAAATTAAGGAGATTGTTGAAGATCCGGAGTGGTGGTTTTTTTCTTGTGTTTGCGGTCATCCTATTGTAGGTGATGACAATGTGTTCTATTGTCAGCTGTGCAGCAGAGAGATTCAGCATTTTATGATAAG TTACAGGATTAAGATACTTGTTGAAGACGGTACTTCTTGTGGAATGTTTGTCTTGTTAGACAGCCCAGCCACTAAGCTATTAGGGAGAACGTGTTCTGATGTTTTTTTGTTGTTAGAAGATGAAATCGAT GATGTTAGTTCTGATTCGGCCTTTAGCCCAATATTTGAAGATTTTTCTCGGTATGGACAGCTTAGATGTTATGAGAACCAAGTCATATCTGGTGTTCGAATAGAGCTGCATAGCATTAAAGAGATTCTTGTTGACATTCTTTGTGCTAAGATGTATTCTTCTGCATCaagaaatgtta ATAGCCAACTCACTCCTGCTGCTCCGGATAATCCCTGGCCATTCATGCTCTGTTTATCGCTCTCCCTGTCTCCCAAATTCTCATTTCCATAA